The Agreia sp. COWG nucleotide sequence ACCCGACCGGTGTACATCAAGGCGCCGTTGAACACGAAGATGATGACCGCGAGCACCACGTTCTTCGCCAGCTGCCCGTCTCCCAGAACGGTGCCCAGCTGCGTATCGACGAGCACGATGAGCAGCGCGAAGCTCGAGCCGATCGGCATCGTCGCCCAGAGCCGCTTGGCGTTGGCGAGCGTCGGGCGGGCGCCGAGCAAGAACATCGCTGACCAGCTGATGAAGATGCCCCAGGTGGGCAGCCCGAGGGCGTTTCCGCCGATGAAGGCCGTACTGGCGGCGAGGATCGAGGCGACGATTTCGTGGGGGATGCGTTCACGCATGGGTGAGCTCCTTGCTTCGGACGATGGTTGTGCGCGTGGTTTCGGCCACCACTCGGCCTCGCTTGAACACGAGGTTTCGATCGGGCCGGTCGAGCAGAACGCCGGTCGGGTCGGTGGTCGAGAGCACCACGAGATCTGCTGCGGCGCCGGGCCGGATGCCGTAGCTGTCGCCGATACCCACGACGCGGGCGGCCGAGGTCGTGGCCATCGCGAGAACCCGAGCGAGATCGTCGTGGCCCGAGAGGTGTCCGACCTGGGCGAGAAGCAGGCCGATGTCGAGCATGTCGGTGTTGCCGAACGGGGTGAATGCGTTGCGCACGTTGTTCGACGAATACGCGCTCGGCACCCCGGCCTGCCAGAGCTCGCGCACCGGCACGACTCCGCGTCGCACGTCCGACTCGTCGTTGCGTCCACCCAGGTGCAGATCCGTCGCCGGAAGCGGCACGACGGCGATCCGCGCCGCGGCCAAGGTTCCGAGCAGTTCGACGCGGGCCGCGCGCGGCAGGCTCGCGAGCGACGTCATGTGGCCGAGCGTCACGCGCCCCTGCAGACCGCGCGCGAGCACGGAGCGCGCGATGCGCGCGGCCAGCGCGAACCGCGGATCGCTCGTGTCGTCGGCGAAGTCCGCGTGCATATCGGCCGGAACACCGAACTCCTCGGCGAGGTCGAGCACCGTCTCGATGTGCTGTTCGCAGTGCGCGAGGCTCGCCTCGTTGTAGGTGCACCCACCGACCACGTCGGCGCCCGCAGAGAGGGCCTCCCTCATCAGCTCGAGGGTACCCGGGGCCTTCGTGATGCCCTCCTGGGGAAAGGCCACGATCTGCAGGTCGAGGGCATCGCGGTATTCGTCGCGCAGCCCCAGCAGCACCTCGACGCCGATCAGCCCCACGATCGGGTCGACATCAGGATGGGCGCGCACAAGCGTCGTGCCGTTGACGATGGCCTGGTCGAGCACGAGGCGAGCCCGGTCGCGGACCCGGTCGTGCGTGAATCCGCGCTTGAGTTCCGCCGTCACGGCGATCGCCCCCGCGAGCGTGCCGTCGGGGTTCGAGCGCTCCCGATCGAGCAGCGCCTTGTCGACGTGCAGGTGCGCCTCGATCAGGCCGGGAATCACCACGCGGCCCCGACAGTCCACGACGCGGTCGGCGGCGGGCGGGATGCCGCCGACGGGTGAGACGTCGACGATGACGCCATCGGCGACAGCGATGTCGACGAGCTGCGGCCTGTCGACGAGGCGGGCGCTACGAAGCAGCAGATCCATGATGTCTCCTCACGGGTTAGGGACGCCTTCGATCTTCTGCCCTTCATGTTTTGGGCATTCATCAGGGGTGTAACGCGGGTGTAAACAGTCGCCGTGCGAATGCACCGAACAGCCCACTCTCAGCACCTTCCCAAGTTGTCTAGGGTTTTAGACAAGTTCATCTGCGGGCCATTCAGGCGGGAGTCGTTTTCTACATCGGCTGCCTAGATTTCATCTCACCACCCGGGCGTTTCGCTTCGCCTTCGTGGAATCGACGTCCCTCCCTGAAAGGTCTAGATCACCGTGCTCAGTACCCGAAACAAGCGCATCGGCACCGTCGTCGGCGCAGCCATCATCACCGCAGTCGCCCTCACCGGATGCGCGGGGAACTCCTCCTCAGACTCGGCCGCGGCCGGTTCCGGCTCCGGCACCTGGGCCAAGACAGAGGGAACCCTCGTCTTCGGAGCCACCCCCGACCAGGCCGGATCCGACTCGAACAACAAGCCGCTCGAGGACTACATCGCCAAGGAGACCGGCTACAAGGTCGAGTACTACCCCACGTCGGACTACACCGCCCTGATCGCCGCCGCGGTGGCCGGCAAGGTCGACCTGATGTCGTCGGGCGCCCTGCAGTACGTGATGGCCCAGAACAAGGGCGCCGAGCTCTCGGCGGTCGCCGCCACCCTCACCTCGGCCGACGTCACCGACCCCGGCTACTACTCCGAGGCCATCGTGGCCAAGGGCTCCTCCATCACCTCGCTCGCCGACGCCAAGGGAAAGACGGTCTGCTTCGTTGACCCCAACTCCACCTCGGGCTTTCTGTTCGGTCTCTACCAGCTGAAGCAGGCCGGCCTCAGCGTCGACAGCACCGGCGCAGACGCCAACGGCAACCCCACGTTCGCCGACTTCACCGCCTATTTCGCCGGCGCCCATGACAAGTCTGAGCAGGCCGTGGCCTCGAAGCAGTGCGACCTGGGCTTCGCCGAGGACTCGGTCGTCACTCCGGCCGTGGCCAAGGGCGAGGTGACCTCGATCAATAAGCAGTACGTTCCCGGCGGCCCGCTGTCGATCTCGACGACGCTGCCCGACGACGTGAAGACGAAGCTCACCTCGGTTCTGCAGGGCGCGACCCTCGATGCCATCAAGAGCTCGGGTGTCACGTTGACCGACGGCTTCACCAAGGGCTACTTCGGCGCGCAGAAAGAAGCCGACGACTACTACGCGCCCGTGCGGGATCTGTGCTCGAGCATCCCCGCCGGCAAGTGCGCGAAGTAATCACCGAGATCACCTGACCCGCTCATGACCAGCCAGACGACCTCCTCCCTTATCTCTGTCACCGACGTCACGAAGTACTTCGGCTCGAACAGGGCGCTCCACGACGTGAACCTGCGCGTCGAGAAGGGGGAGGTCGTCGTGCTGCTCGGCCTGTCCGGCTCGGGCAAGTCGACGCTGCTACGCCACCTCGACGGGCTGGAACAGCCCTCATCCGGTTCGGTTCAGGTGCTCGGGCACGAGGTACCCCGCCTCAACGCGAGCGCACTGCGATCGCTGCGCGGGCAGGTCGGCATGATCTTTCAGCAGTTCGAGCTCGTTCCCTCTCTCACCGTGCTCGAGAACGTCTTGACCGGTTCGCTCGCCCGACTGCGCGGGCCCCGGCTGGGCCTTTGGGCCTACCCGAGCGAGCTGAAGCGGGCCGCAATGACCCATCTCGACCGCGTCGGCCTTCTCGAGAAATGCTACGAGCGCGCCGACGAACTCTCCGGCGGGCAGCAGCAGCGGGTCGCGATTGCCCGGGCCCTCATGCAGAACCCCTCGATTCTGCTGGCCGACGAGCCGGTGGCCAGCCTCGACCCCGAGTCGAGCGACCAGGTCATGCGACTCATCCGCGAGATCGCCGCCGACGACGGGCTCACCGTGGTGTGCAGCCTGCACCAGGTCGAGCTCGCACTCTCGTGGGGCGATCGCATCGTGGGCCTGCGGCACGGAGAGGTGGTGCTCGACACCCCCACCGACAACCTCGACAAGGCGCAGGTGATGGAGATCTACGGTCGTGTCACCGACTCCACCGCCGCCCTCTCGGTGATCGAGACCGAGTTGGGAGCGCTCGGCGCCGCGCCTCGACTGTCGACGCGCCAGCGCGCTCGCCGCCAAAAGGCGTGAGCGGCGTGACCACCCTCGCCGCTGAACCGCGCCAGAGCACCCCCTCGATCGAGACGCGAGCACCCCGCCGCCGCCGATCGCCGTCGAGGTCACTCGGCATCGTCGTGATTCTCGCGATGCTCGTCTTCTCGGTCTATGCCCTCACCACCCTCGACTTCTCGTGGTCGAACGTGGCGTCGAGCACGAGAAACGCGATCAAGGTCTTCAGCCTCATGGACCCGATCAGCCTTCCGGGCCCGGCCGACCTCGCCTATCTGATCGGCCTCACGGTGGGCATCGTGGTTCTGGGCACGCTCGTCGCCTCGCTGATCTCGATCCCGGTGGCCTACATCGCGGCCGCGAACACCACCCCCGCCCCCTGGCTGCGGGTCGTGGGCAGAACCATCGGCGTGGTCACCCGCGCCGTGCCGGATGTCGTGCTCGCCCTGGCCTTCTCGCTCACGTTCGCCCTGGGCAGCCCGCTACCCGGTGTCTTCGCCATAGGCATCCATTCGATCGGAATGATCTCGAAACTCTTCGCCGACGCCATCGAGCAGATCGACGAGGGGCCCCAGCGCGCCATCCGGTCGACGGGCGGATCGAAGGCGCAGGAGTTCTGGTCTGGCGTCTTTCCGCAGGTTCTGCCCTCGTGGATCGCCACCTCGCTGCACCGCTTCGACATCAACCTGCGCGGTTCCGCCATTCTCGGTTACGCCGGGGTGGGCGGTCTTGGCTACGCGATGAAGGTCGCGTTCGGCCAGTTTCCGAACGGCTACGGTCGCGGGCTGGGCATCGCCGCGGTGATCTTCGTGCTCTGCGTCGTTCTCGAGATCGTGTCGTCGACGATTCGCCGCACGCTTCTGGGCGTCGCCCCCTCGGGGCGCGGCCTCGGCGACCGCGTGGTTCGAGCGGCGACCAGGGGCGGTGGCAAGAGCGGCAGCGGCCAGCTCGGTGCCAGCCCCCGGGGCGGCACAACACCGGCCCCCGCCCACACCGTCGACGCCATGATGAGGCGGCCCCTGACGCCGGCGCGCATCCGAAACGCCGTCTGGATCGTCGTCACCCTGCTGATCATCGTGGCCAGCTACTGGATGGCCGACATCGACTTCTCGCAGATCAGCTGGAACTACGTCGTTCCGACCCTGCAGAGCTTCTGGCCGCCCAACTTCGGCAGCCACAGCGTCGACGAGTTTCTGCAGGCCCTGCTTGTGACGATCGAGGTCGCGTTCGCCGCGGCGCTGCTCTCGGTGGTGTTCTCGCTCGTCTTCGGCTCGCTCGCCGCGCGCAACGTGGCGCCGAACCCCCGGGTGCGCGGTGTGTTCCGGGGCATCCTGGTGGTCTTTCGCGGCGTGCCCGAGCTCGTGCTGGCCATCTTCTTGATCATGGTCACCGGCCTCGGAAACCAGGCCGGCGTCGTGGCGCTGGCCTTCGGCGGCATCGGCCTGCTGGGCAAGCTCATCGCCGACTCGTTCGAAGAGCTGCCGCCCGGCCCGGAGCGCGCGCTCACCGCAGCCGGAGCGACGCGCATGCAGCGCTTCGTCGCCGCGACCTGGCCGCAGGGGCTGCCCTCGCTGATCGGCAACTCGCTCTACCTGGTCGACACGAACATTCGCGCCGCCACCATCCTGGGCATCGTCGGCGGCAGCGGCATCGGCTATTACCTCACCAACGCCTCCACCGTTCTCACCCTGCACGGCCAGGTCACCACGCTGGTGATCATGGTGATCGTCACGGTGCTGATTCTCGAAGGCATCGCCACCTGGATGCGACGCGTCTTCCGCTAGGCGTAGCGCTCGAGACTCCTCGGCGGGCAGCTCCCGAACCTGGACCTATCCCGGTCGAGCTGCGCCACCACCGCAGCATTCCTTGCTGGCAGCTCCGAATTCTTCCGGAGCCCTGACATCTGCAACGGCCGCGGTATATCGATCCCGCTCCCCAACACCTGACACTTGCACCGCCAGTAGAGCGGGCGCACACCATGGCCGGGCGGGCGGATCAACCGGCGCCCGGGCTTTTATTGCGGCATCAGCGGCGCCGTTTCTTTTCGTGCACGGTCGCTGGAACATCACGCGTGTCGGCGACGACCTGGTCAGGGGACTCAGGGTTGAGCCCCCATATGTCTAACTCCGGCTGATCCGGTGAGCTATTACGCGGGCGTCGATGAGCGGCCATGTGTGTTCTCCTCGGGCGCCTAAAGTGCCGCCTGAGATCAACATTGGCCCGACCGGCTTAACAAGAGAGAACACCAGACCAGAGGCCTCTCATGCAGGTCAGTCGTGCTCCGAATTCTCGGAAGGGACTCGACTCCCTGTCGGGCGGAGGTAGCCG carries:
- a CDS encoding DUF1097 domain-containing protein, encoding MRERIPHEIVASILAASTAFIGGNALGLPTWGIFISWSAMFLLGARPTLANAKRLWATMPIGSSFALLIVLVDTQLGTVLGDGQLAKNVVLAVIIFVFNGALMYTGRVRALSLVPGMFIGFASFFATFFGGFGPQPGNVWAAWLAVVVMNALGPVFAYLSRRLTFARAVKQP
- a CDS encoding amidohydrolase family protein; this translates as MDLLLRSARLVDRPQLVDIAVADGVIVDVSPVGGIPPAADRVVDCRGRVVIPGLIEAHLHVDKALLDRERSNPDGTLAGAIAVTAELKRGFTHDRVRDRARLVLDQAIVNGTTLVRAHPDVDPIVGLIGVEVLLGLRDEYRDALDLQIVAFPQEGITKAPGTLELMREALSAGADVVGGCTYNEASLAHCEQHIETVLDLAEEFGVPADMHADFADDTSDPRFALAARIARSVLARGLQGRVTLGHMTSLASLPRAARVELLGTLAAARIAVVPLPATDLHLGGRNDESDVRRGVVPVRELWQAGVPSAYSSNNVRNAFTPFGNTDMLDIGLLLAQVGHLSGHDDLARVLAMATTSAARVVGIGDSYGIRPGAAADLVVLSTTDPTGVLLDRPDRNLVFKRGRVVAETTRTTIVRSKELTHA
- a CDS encoding phosphate/phosphite/phosphonate ABC transporter substrate-binding protein: MLSTRNKRIGTVVGAAIITAVALTGCAGNSSSDSAAAGSGSGTWAKTEGTLVFGATPDQAGSDSNNKPLEDYIAKETGYKVEYYPTSDYTALIAAAVAGKVDLMSSGALQYVMAQNKGAELSAVAATLTSADVTDPGYYSEAIVAKGSSITSLADAKGKTVCFVDPNSTSGFLFGLYQLKQAGLSVDSTGADANGNPTFADFTAYFAGAHDKSEQAVASKQCDLGFAEDSVVTPAVAKGEVTSINKQYVPGGPLSISTTLPDDVKTKLTSVLQGATLDAIKSSGVTLTDGFTKGYFGAQKEADDYYAPVRDLCSSIPAGKCAK
- the phnC gene encoding phosphonate ABC transporter ATP-binding protein, which translates into the protein MTSQTTSSLISVTDVTKYFGSNRALHDVNLRVEKGEVVVLLGLSGSGKSTLLRHLDGLEQPSSGSVQVLGHEVPRLNASALRSLRGQVGMIFQQFELVPSLTVLENVLTGSLARLRGPRLGLWAYPSELKRAAMTHLDRVGLLEKCYERADELSGGQQQRVAIARALMQNPSILLADEPVASLDPESSDQVMRLIREIAADDGLTVVCSLHQVELALSWGDRIVGLRHGEVVLDTPTDNLDKAQVMEIYGRVTDSTAALSVIETELGALGAAPRLSTRQRARRQKA
- a CDS encoding ABC transporter permease, with the translated sequence MTTLAAEPRQSTPSIETRAPRRRRSPSRSLGIVVILAMLVFSVYALTTLDFSWSNVASSTRNAIKVFSLMDPISLPGPADLAYLIGLTVGIVVLGTLVASLISIPVAYIAAANTTPAPWLRVVGRTIGVVTRAVPDVVLALAFSLTFALGSPLPGVFAIGIHSIGMISKLFADAIEQIDEGPQRAIRSTGGSKAQEFWSGVFPQVLPSWIATSLHRFDINLRGSAILGYAGVGGLGYAMKVAFGQFPNGYGRGLGIAAVIFVLCVVLEIVSSTIRRTLLGVAPSGRGLGDRVVRAATRGGGKSGSGQLGASPRGGTTPAPAHTVDAMMRRPLTPARIRNAVWIVVTLLIIVASYWMADIDFSQISWNYVVPTLQSFWPPNFGSHSVDEFLQALLVTIEVAFAAALLSVVFSLVFGSLAARNVAPNPRVRGVFRGILVVFRGVPELVLAIFLIMVTGLGNQAGVVALAFGGIGLLGKLIADSFEELPPGPERALTAAGATRMQRFVAATWPQGLPSLIGNSLYLVDTNIRAATILGIVGGSGIGYYLTNASTVLTLHGQVTTLVIMVIVTVLILEGIATWMRRVFR